A DNA window from Calliphora vicina chromosome 1, idCalVici1.1, whole genome shotgun sequence contains the following coding sequences:
- the BBIP1 gene encoding BBSome-interacting protein 1 yields the protein MTTKASNANIEINKRIDLQEKEKIDLIEPTTGKLYFEHKTELIFCKPHLMPLKSQALERLEEMQRDTAKQLQEKRLRGTIKKN from the coding sequence ATGACGACAAAGGCATCCAATGCAAATATAGAAATCAATAAAAGAATCGATTTAcaggaaaaagaaaaaattgatttaattgaGCCCACAACGggtaaattatattttgaacaCAAAACAGAGCTGATCTTCTGTAAACCACACTTGATGCCCTTGAAATCTCAAGCGCTGGAGCGTTTGGAAGAAATGCAACGTGATACAGCAAAACAATTGCAAGAAAAACGTTTAAGGGGCACAATTAAAAAGAACTAA
- the Task7 gene encoding two pore potassium channel protein sup-9, translated as MLIESYRDYIVDLVTQCSMKRQNVRTLSLVVCTFTYLLIGAAVFDSLESDFESKRWDFLQAVKNNFVKKYNVSNEDFRMMEFVIIENKPHKAGPQWKFAGAFYFATVVLAMIGYGHSTPVTMGGKAFCMAYAMVGIPLGLVMFQSIGERLNKFASVIIRKAKRYMQCSHTEATEMNLMLATGMLSSIIITTGAAVFSRYEGWSYFDSFYYCFVTLTTIGFGDYVALQNDQALMNKPGYVALSLVFILFGLAVVAASINLLVLRFMTMQAEDAKRDEQDAQNQIAANQPVTFDTEHSYNMHGKLLNSSNYMTEFEETASICSCTCLGGTRCMNHETFADPDFRPTDIIASTISLKRASV; from the exons ATGCTTATTGAATCCTATCGTGATTACATTGTTGACTTAGTGACACAGTGCAGCATGAAGCGTCAAAATGTTAGGACGCTTTCATTGGTGGTTTGCACATTTACCTATTTACTAATTGGTGCTGCCGTATTTGATAGTTTGGAATCAGATTTTGAATCGAAACGTTGGGATTTTCTGCAAGCCGTcaaaaataactttgtaaagAAATACAATGTATCCAATGAGGATTTTCGTATGATGGAATTTGtcataattgaaaataaaccaCACAAGGCTGGACCACAATGGAAATTTGCCGGAGCATTCTATTTTGCTACTGTCGTATTGGCAATGATTGGTTATGGTCATTCGACTCCGGTGACAATGGGTGGGAAAGCATTTTGTATGGCATATGCAATG GTTGGCATTCCTCTGGGTTTAGTTATGTTCCAATCGATTGGTGaacgtttaaataaatttgcatCAGTTATTATTAGAAAAGCAAAGCGTTATATGCAATGTTCACATACCGAAGCTACGGAAATGAATCTGATGTTGGCTACAGGCATGTTGTCTTCGATAATAATTACAACAGGCGCAGCTGTATTTTCACGATATGAAGGCTGGAGTTATTTCGATAGCTTCTACTATTGCTTTGTCACTCTGACAACAATAGGTTTTGGCGATTATGTGGCACTACAAAACGATCAGGCCTTAATGAATAAACCCGGCTATGTGGCTTTGAGTTTGGTGTTCATATTATTTGGTTTGGCGGTTGTAGCTGCTAGCATCAATTTATTGGTCTTACGTTTTATGACAAt GCAAGCGGAAGATGCCAAAAGAGATGAACAGGATGCCCAGAATCAAATTGCTGCCAATCAACCGGTTACTTTCGACACTGAGCACAGCTATAATATGCATGGCAAACTTTTAAATAGTTCCAATTATATGACCGAATTTGAGGAAACCGCTTCGATTTGCTCATGTACTTGCTTGGGTGGTACTCGCTGTATGAATCATGAAACATTTGCTGATCCCGATTTTCGACCCACCGACATTATTGCCAGCACCATTAGTCTAAAGCGAGCTTCAGTTTGA
- the LOC135963517 gene encoding homeobox protein cut, which translates to MAMEWTREKTLALIQEYRKRRGLWDMTHEDYRKKDVKQKLLVEVSETLGGNIPIMEIEKKFHTLRTQYHREINRMKRKEPYNSKWFGFKYLQFLSSPKACRSNKGRIKAEITEEGTVTTKFIIREAIQPVNDTSMGSGNENEEFLTLPRRSTAISYEAVPASAATSTASSRSHELEKLIEETTKDVEEIEDAKPKMNIKEISLPMEHHHQQHHADTYTGGGELQISNVESEHQELHHIEDVEGNMDAMGMQHHMASDEELNYQTTSSNHGVSSAVSSINAGHTQSSTTTVHTIPARIIKIQRRDTHHDNNDYYEHQHHAQQQHHHHQHLQQQHQHQQQHHIQTVSPSGGATTTKRIYYDPSTHHTTTILTATPSQQQSGVSLLSASSPSINTSPTNSKLHLRNSLAVAAASSGVNSSNSPLNNSALNSSSAVTSALRDEFTTYGEYVANEMREIKSREILLTLKHKINTALFEANMQELQK; encoded by the coding sequence ATGGCCATGGAGTGGACACGTGAAAAGACATTAGCTTTGATACAGGAGTATCGTAAAAGACGCGGTCTATGGGATATGACACATGAGGATTATCGCAAGAAAGATGTAAAACAGAAACTGCTAGTTGAGGTTTCCGAAACACTGGGCGGTAATATACCCATAATGgaaattgaaaagaaattcCATACATTGCGCACCCAATATCATCGTGAAATAAATCGCATGAAAAGAAAGGAACCGTACAACTCGAAATGgtttggttttaaatatttacaatttttaagttCACCGAAAGCATGTCGCTCCAATAAAGGGCGCATTAAGGCCGAGATTACCGAAGAGGGAACAGTGACGACAAAGTTCATTATACGGGAAGCCATACAGCCTGTCAATGACACAAGCATGGGCTCTGGCAACGAAAATGAAGAATTTCTCACGTTACCTCGGAGATCAACGGCAATTTCCTATGAGGCGGTTCCGGCAAGTGCGGCAACATCAACAGCTTCCAGTCGTTCACATGAATTGGAAAAGTTAATAGAGGAGACAACAAAAGATGTAGAGGAAATAGAGGATGCTAAAccaaaaatgaatataaaagaaATCAGTTTACCGATGGaacatcatcatcagcaacatCATGCCGACACTTATACAGGTGGCGGGGAACTTCAAATAAGTAACGTCGAAAGCGAACATCAAGAGCTACATCATATTGAAGATGTAGAGGGGAATATGGACGCAATGGGCATGCAACATCATATGGCATCAGATGAGGAACTTAATTATCAAACAACATCATCAAATCATGGGGTTTCCTCTGCTGTCTCCAGCATAAATGCTGGTCACACACAATCCTCCACCACAACGGTACATACCATACCGGCACGTATAATAAAGATCCAAAGAAGAGATACACATCACGACAACAATGACTACTATGAACACCAACATCATGCTCAGCAACAGCATCATCACCATCAACATTTGCAGCAGCAACACcaacatcagcaacaacatCATATACAAACAGTATCGCCATCAGGTGGCGCAACAACAACCAAACGTATTTATTACGATCCATCAACGCATCATACAACCACAATATTGACAGCTACTCCCTCGCAGCAACAATCAGGAGTTAGTTTACTAAGTGCTTCCTCACCATCCATAAACACATCGCCAACTAATTCCAAACTTCATTTACGTAATAGCTTAGCTGTTGCAGCTGCCTCATCTGGTGTCAACTCCTCCAACAGCCCATTAAACAATTCCGCCCTAAACTCATCATCTGCAGTCACGTCTGCTTTGCGTGATGAATTTACAACTTACGGAGAATATGTTGCCAATGAAATGCGTGAAATTAAAAGTCGAGAAATATTGCTCACATTGAAGCATAAAATTAATACCGCTCTCTTTGAGGCAAATATGCaagaattacaaaaataa
- the betaTub85D gene encoding tubulin beta-2 chain, with product MREIVHIQAGQCGNQIGGKFWEVISDEHCIDATGTYYGDSDLQLERINVYYNEATGAKYVPRAILVDLEPGTMDSVRSGAFGQIFRPDNFVFGQSGAGNNWAKGHYTEGAELVDSVLDVVRKESEGCDCLQGFQLTHSLGGGTGSGMGTLLISKIREEYPDRIMNTFSVVPSPKVSDTVVEPYNATLSVHQLVENTDETYCIDNEALYDICFRTLKLTTPTYGDLNHLVSATMSGVTTCLRFPGQLNADLRKLAVNMVPFPRLHFFMPGFAPLTSRGSQQYRALTVPELTQQMFDAKNMMAACDPRHGRYLTVAAIFRGRMSMKEVDEQMLNIQNKNSSFFVEWIPNNCKTAVCDIPPRGLKMSATFIGNSTAIQELFKRVSEQFTAMFRRKAFLHWYTGEGMDEMEFTEAESNMNDLVSEYQQYQEATADEEGEFDEDEEGGGDE from the exons atgcgtgaaattgttcatatacaAGCCGGTCAATGTGGTAACCAAATTGGTGGTAAATTCTGGGAAGTAATATCCGATGAACATTGTATTGATGCTACGGGCACTTATTACGGTGATAGCGATTTGCAATTGGAACGTATAAATGTGTATTATAATGAGGCCACAGGGGCGAAATATGTACCGCGAGCAATTTTAGTTGATCTTGAACCTGGTACAATGGATTCGGTGAGATCTGGCGCATTTGGCCAAATATTTAGACCTGACAATTTTGTTTTCGGTCAGTCGGGTGCTGGAAATAATTGGGCAAAAGGCCACTACACAGAGGGAGCCGAATTGGTGGACTCTGTTTTAGATGTGGTGCGCAAAGAATCAGAAGGATGTGATTGTTTGCAG GGTTTTCAATTAACTCACTCTTTGGGGGGCGGTACAGGCTCGGGCATGGGAACTTTattgatttcgaaaattcgtGAAGAGTATCCCGATCGTATTATGAATACATTTTCGGTGGTGCCCTCACCTAAAGTGTCCGATACTGTGGTAGAGCCCTATAATGCTACCCTAAGTGTGCACCAACTTGTGGAAAATACCGATGAGACCTATTGCATAGACAATGAAGCCCTTTACGACATATGCTTCAGGACATTAAAACTTACCACACCCACCTACGGTGATCTTAACCATTTGGTTTCGGCCACAATGTCAGGCGTTACAACATGTTTGCGTTTTCCCGGCCAACTTAATGCAGATTTAAGAAAATTAGCCGTAAATATGGTGCCTTTTCCTCGTCTACATTTCTTTATGCCCGGCTTTGCTCCCTTAACGTCTCGTGGTTCTCAGCAATATCGTGCCCTAACGGTACCCGAATTAACGCAGCAAATGTTCGATGCCAAAAATATGATGGCCGCATGTGATCCGCGACATGGCCGATATTTAACTGTAGCTGCTATATTCCGTGGTCGTATGTCAATGAAAGAAGTCGATGAACAAATGCTGAATATACAAAATAAGAATAGCAGTTTCTTTGTCGAATGGATCCCGAACAATTGCAAAACTGCAGTTTGCGATATACCACCTCGAGGTCTTAAAATGTCGGCAACATTTATTGGCAACTCAACGGCCATTCAAGAGCTCTTTAAGCGAGTGTCCGAACAATTCACAGCCATGTTTCGGCGTAAAGCGTTCTTACATTGGTATACCGGAGAGGGCATGGACGAAATGGAATTTACTGAGGCCGAAAGTAATATGAATGATTTAGTATCGGAATATCAACAGTATCAAGAGGCTACTGCTGATGAAGAGGGTGAATTTGATGAAGATGAGGAGGGTGGTGGTgatgaataa
- the LOC135963512 gene encoding LMBR1 domain-containing protein 2 homolog, which yields MAYLLPIAICLALCLAGFSLYRYGNIPRQHIIVTLSVLTAWCFSFLIVFTIPLDVTSTLYRQCLQEHNKTSITISPLSAASSLNKSNESSDVVSSLHLHSECQQPWGMIPEAVFPNLWRIIYWTSQFLTWLIMPLMQSYLKAGDFTIKGKLKSALIENAIYYGSYLFICGILLIYIAAKGVSLDWQKLKAIASSASNTWGLFLLVLLLGYALVEVPRSLWNNAKPGFTLQYAYFKAAKLSADKAEAEENVDDVLESLQGISRSVPNNHELRPCVETILRKVPIELQERAARNYSRGGNGGGTSTIVPSEKALVRIHRQVIKSLQTLQRTEALWSVQVETVFQLEDVAKNMHSVERRFKSEFPQPKSQTARFFYSPTLHWYWSCLIRAPVLKALCVVTAFMSGMVVWSELTFFQRSPVLSIFANVIIVAKHSYDFFTIEVFSMIVLCYLFYCTYSTILRIRFLNLYYLAPHHQTNEHSLIFSGMLLCRLTPPMCLNFLGLIHMDSHIIKERIMETYYTRIMGHMDVIGIISNGFNIYFPMCMLAFCLATWFSLGSRALNALGFQQFLQNETIATELVQEGKDLIARERRRRQRAEEALNRRREFPRSDAMSTNDYINKYRNLSSHNGQSTSATTATQRPATHIPSDDLIRHGDNLHYDTLPRSLSDEINERFGVSTQAQVAFKGSSTANHYRLEFDDEEETSNRIEPPRGLFDDV from the exons atgGCCTATTTGTTGCCTATCGCCATATGTTTGGCCTTATGCTTAGCTGGTTTCTCACTCTACCGTTACGGCAACATACCAAGGCAGCATATTATTGTAACACTATCCGTTCTGACGGCATggtgtttttcatttttaattgtcTTTACCATACCACTGGATGTAACATCG ACTCTTTATCGCCAGTGCTTGCAAGAACATAATAAAACTTCTATAACTATATCACCATTGTCGGCGGCATCTTCATTAAACAAATCAAATGAATCTTCAGATGTTGTCAGTTCACTGCACCTACATTCCGAATGTCAACAACCTTGGGGTATGATACCAGAGGCTGTTTTTCCCAATTTATGGCGTATTATTTATTGGACTTCGCAGTTTCTAACATGGTTGATAATGCCTCTAATGCAGTCATATCTCAAAGCTGGCGACTTTACCATCAAGGGCAAATTGAAGTCTGCCTTGATTGAGAACGCTATTTATTATGgatcttatttatttatttgtggcaTTTTACTAATTTATATAGCGGCTAAAGGTGTTTCTTTGGATTGGCAAAAATTAAAAGCCATTGCATCTTCGGCATCAAATACCTGGGGTCTATTTTTGCTTGTGCTGTTGTTGg GATATGCCCTTGTTGAAGTTCCACGATCCTTATGGAATAATGCCAAACCAGGTTTTACCCTACAATATGCCTACTTCAAGGCAGCCAAACTAAGTGCTGATAAAGCAGAGGCTGAAGAAAATGTGGATGATGTTTTAGAGTCTCTGCAAGGCATCAGTCGGTCGGTGCCTAACAATCATGAGTTGCGACCATGTGTGGAAACAATTTTACGTAAAGTACCCATTGAGTTGCAGGAGAGAGCGGCACGTAACTATTCCAGAGGTGGCAATGGCGGTGGTACATCTACAATAGTACCATCAGAAAAGGCATTAGTTCGTATACACAGGCAAGTAATTAAATCACTGCAAACTCTACAGCGTACCGAGGCTCTGTGGAGTGTGCAGGTGGAAACAGTATTCCAATTGGAAGATGTTGCAAAGAACATGCATTCGGTGGAACGAAGATTTAAATCCGAGTTTCCGCAGCCCAAATCTCAAACGGCtagatttttttattcaccTACCCTACATTGGTATTGGTCGTGTTTGATAAGAGCTCCGGTTTTAAAGGCTCTATGTGTTGTGACGGCTTTTATGTCCGGCATGGTGGTGTGGAGTGAATTGACATTTTTCCAACGCAGTCCGGTGCTTTCGATATTTGCCAATGTCATTATTGTAGCAAAACATAGTTATGATTTCTTTACCATCGAAGTTTTTTCCATGATAGTCTTGTGCTATCTCTTCTACTGCACCTATTCAACCATATTGCGTATACGATTTTTAAATCTCTACTATCTGGCGCCGCATCATCAAACAAATGAACACAGTTTAATATTTAGCGGTATGTTGTTGTGTCGCCTCACGCCACCCATGTGCCTAAACTTTCTAGGTCTTATACACATGGATTCGCATATTATAAAAGAACGTATAATGGAAACATACTACACCCGTATAATGGGTCATATGGATGTAATTGGCATTATTTCGAAtgggtttaatatttattttccgatgtGCATGTTGGCCTTTTGCTTGGCCACATGGTTCAGTTTGGGTTCTCGGGCTTTGAATGCATTGGGATTCCAGCAGTTCTTGCAAAATGAGACAATAGCCACTGAATTGGTACAAGAGGGAAAAGACCTAATCGCTCGTGAGAGAAGGCGGCGGCAGAGAGCCGAAGAAGCCTTGAATCGCAGAAGAGAATTTCCCAGAAGTGATGCCATGTCAACAAAtgattacataaataagtatcGTAATTTAAGTTCACATAATGGACAAAGTACttcagcaacaacagcaacacaaCGTCCTGCAACGCATATACCATCAGATGATTTGATACGTCATGGAGACAATTTACACTATGACACTCTGCCACGTTCGCTGTCCGACGAAATTAATGAACGTTTCGGTGTCAGTACACAAGCTCAAGTTGCCTTCAAGGGTTCCTCGACTGCAAACCATTATCGCCTGGAATTTGATGATGAAGAGGAAACTTCAAATCGTATTGAACCACCGCGTGGTTTATTTGATgatgtataa
- the LOC135963516 gene encoding ras-related protein Rab6-like, translated as MSPNPHSPLPPATMSSGDFGNPLRKFKLVFLGEQSVGKTSLITRFMYDSFDNTYQATIGIDFLSKTMYLEDRTVRLQLWDTAGQERFRSLIPSYIRDSTVAVVVYDITNTNSFYQTSKWIDDVRTERGSDVIIMLVGNKTDLADKRLVSTEEGERKAKELNVMFIETSAKSGYNVKLLFRRVAAALPGMDSSADSKPSETMQDIQLGQQNEQKDPEGGCAC; from the coding sequence ATGTCACCAAATCCTCACTCACCTTTGCCACCAGCTACTATGTCATCTGGCGATTTTGGCAATCCTTTGCGTAAATTTAAACTAGTATTTCTGGGCGAACAGAGTGTTGGAAAAACTTCACTAATTACACGCTTCATGTACGACAGCTTTGATAATACTTATCAGGCCACCATTGGTATAGATTTCCTATCAAAGACCATGTATTTGGAAGATCGTACTGTACGCTTGCAGCTGTGGGATACGGCTGGCCAAGAACGTTTTCGTTCTTTAATCCCCTCCTACATACGGGACTCGACGGTGGCTGTCGTTGTCTATGATATCACTAATACAAATTCATTTTATCAGACTTCTAAGTGGATTGATGATGTGCGCACAGAAAGGGGTAGTGATGTCATAATAATGTTGGTTGGAAATAAAACTGATTTGGCCGATAAACGTTTGGTATCTACCGAGGAAGGGGAACGCAAAGCCAAAGAACTTAATGTTATGTTTATAGAGACTAGTGCCAAATCTGGCTACAATGTCAAGTTGTTGTTTAGGCGTGTAGCAGCTGCTCTGCCTGGTATGGACTCTTCAGCTGATAGCAAACCATCTGAAACCATGCAAGATATACAATTGGGCCAACAGAATGAACAAAAAGACCCCGAAGGAGGTTGTGcctgttaa
- the LOC135963518 gene encoding uncharacterized protein LOC135963518: protein MICEPILPQLIDLEYIKKSLETTKIVEEKAQDHATVEHKVSYEQKDYNMLPLFKDQFNHLNDVLSLLSNDYLACRWNKFLDNLPEKYIRIRLYMDYKQTLETREVRRKLLNGNFYGVNNKLAPIPQLSDPRTMKINQK from the exons atgatttgtgAACCAATCTTGCCTCAACTAATTGATTTAGAGTATATAAAGAAGTCACTTGAAACCACTAAAATTGTTGAGGAGAAAGCTCAAGATCATGCAACTGTTGAACATAAAGTGTCATATGAACAAAAAGATTACAATATGCTTCCATTATTTAAAGATCAATTTAATCACTTAAATGATGTTCTTTCGTTGCTCTCCAATGATTATTTGGCTTGCCGTTGGAATAAATTTTTGGATAATTTGCCTGAGAAATACATACGAATACGTTTATACATGGATTACAAACAAACATTGGA AACTCGTGAAGTTCGACGCAAATtattgaatggaaatttttatgGTGTTAATAATAAACTTGCCCCAATTCCACAGTTAAGTGATCCTAGGACAATGAAAATTAATCAAAAGTAA